The sequence CGCTGTTTTCGCTGGGTTTGGAAAACCTCAATGTGGCTTTTCTCGTCTCGCTCACCTTTGTCGTGGCCGCTTCCAGCAACCTCCCCACGATTGTGCTGACCATTTACTGGAAGCGTTTCAATGAGGTGGGGGCCATGGTGGGAATGACCAGCGGTTTTTTGGCCTCCTTGGTATTGGTGATCTTGGGTCCCCATATCATGAGTCCGGAACATGGCTGGATTGCCAGGGAAGCGATTTTTCCGTTATATAATCCGGGAATTATCGCCATTCCAATCGGTTTTTTGGGTGCCGTGCTGGGAACGCTTTTGTCACGCAAGCCGCTCGATCAGGCCCGTTTTGCCCGTCTGTTGGTACGGGCACAGACAGGCATCGATCCGCTGGATGAGGCGGGGAGGAGACAGACGTGGAACTCCTGACGCTGACCCTGTTTGAACGGCTTGGTTTGTTGCTGGTTGTGGCCTTTATGCTGACGCGTATTCCCGGATTTCGTTCCCTTTTGGATCGGGAGCTTGATGTCAAGACGACCTTGCTGCACGCGATGATTTTCGGCCTTTTCGGGATAGCTGCGGCGCAGGCCGGGGTGTTGATGGACGGGGAGAGCTTTATCCCCCATTTTTGGGTGTTTTCGTTGGAAGAATCCCAGATGCTGGTCGGTTCGTCGTTGGTCGCAATTGTGATAGCGGGGCTGTTGGGCGGCCCGTTTGTCGGGTTGGGTGCCGGGGTGATGGCCGGTGTTTACCTGTTTTCCCTTGGGGGGATGGGAAGTTTGGCCAATCTTCTCGTGAATCCACTGACCGGCCTGCTGGCCGGGCTGACGGCCCGCTTTTTTTCCGAGGAGCGGATTATCGCCCCGTCCAAGGCGTTGTTTATCGGCATTTTTCCTCCCATTTTGAAGATGGGGCTGCTGCTCATTTTTACGGAGGAACCCGAGGTGATGGTGTCATTGGTCAATCTGATCGGACCGCCGCTGGTGATTTCCAACAGCGTCGCCATTGCCGTGTTTACGGCCATGATCCGTCTGGCATGGCATGAGAAAGAACAGGAAGCGGCGCTGGAGACGCGGCGGGCTCTGGCGATTGCCGAAAAGGCGTTGCCTTATTTGGAGAACGAGTCGCCGGTGGAGCGTGCCCGGGGGATTGCCGAGTTGCTCTACAAGGAGTTGAACGTGGGTGCCGTTTCGGTCACGGATCGGGAAGCGGTTTTGGCGCATATCGGCTTGGGGGCCGATCACCACCGGCAAGGTGATCCGCTGATGACCCGCCTGGCCCAGGAGGCGATTCGGGGAGGGCGAATTTTTGTCGCCCATTCCCGGGATGAGATTCGCTGCCGTTATCCGAACTGCCCGTTGCAGGCGGCCATTATCGTGCCGATTTTCCAGTCTGGCGAAGTGATTGGGCTGATCAAACTGTATTACGGCAAAATCCACCAATTACGTGCCGTTGAGGTGGCATTGGCGCAAGGGTTGGGGAAGTTGATCTCCAATCAGCTC is a genomic window of Bacillus thermozeamaize containing:
- a CDS encoding histidine kinase, with translation MELLTLTLFERLGLLLVVAFMLTRIPGFRSLLDRELDVKTTLLHAMIFGLFGIAAAQAGVLMDGESFIPHFWVFSLEESQMLVGSSLVAIVIAGLLGGPFVGLGAGVMAGVYLFSLGGMGSLANLLVNPLTGLLAGLTARFFSEERIIAPSKALFIGIFPPILKMGLLLIFTEEPEVMVSLVNLIGPPLVISNSVAIAVFTAMIRLAWHEKEQEAALETRRALAIAEKALPYLENESPVERARGIAELLYKELNVGAVSVTDREAVLAHIGLGADHHRQGDPLMTRLAQEAIRGGRIFVAHSRDEIRCRYPNCPLQAAIIVPIFQSGEVIGLIKLYYGKIHQLRAVEVALAQGLGKLISNQLSAVAAEKMRLLIRDAELRNLQAQINPHFLFNTLHLIATLIRVDPDMARHITVQLGHYMRLNLRLASASLIRLEQECEHLNAYLEIIRARFAERLTITCRIEEGVGQALLPPSSIQPLVENCITHGLRNVADGGRVEIVIARGSRWIQITVRDNGCGFPKTVLEQAGRMPLSSSKGGGIGLYNVNQRLIGLLGESSRLHIRNLPSGGSEVFFRIPHREMNNGEGM